Below is a window of Carassius gibelio isolate Cgi1373 ecotype wild population from Czech Republic chromosome B23, carGib1.2-hapl.c, whole genome shotgun sequence DNA.
AGGCTGAATGGGTTGGGAGTTGAATTATGTGTGAAAGGAGGGGATGCTGAGCGGAGGTGAGGCAGGGGTGTGTGGCAGAGCCTCTTCTGGTGTAAGATGAGGAGAGCCGAGGGGGAGGACTCACGCACAGCAACAGATGGGCCCCAATGGCACTCTCAGGTTGTAAACTTTCTGTTGGGAACATCTGTCAGTTTGTCCATATGCCACATTTTGAGAGAAGCCCCAGTCAGTGTGGAGTGTGGACACCAGTCATTTCCTGTGATCAGACAGGAAGTGATGATCTGTGCAccagtttttcatatttgtatgATGCATCATGGGATGTAGGGATAAAAACTACTACAGATAAAAGACAGAAAACTAATTGTTAATGCTAACTGAATTATTAACAGACTTAACATATCCAAAATGCCTGTAGCGCCCGTGACTGCATGCATATAGCCAGAACCAGGGAGCTGCTGGACAATGAATTTAGTGAAGTTGTGAAAAAGCAACTTCCACATAATGATGCAACTACACGAAATCAAAACTGTGATTTCAGACCATTGTTATTTTCAGAATTTAAAGGGGTCTCTTCTGAGCTCCTCCTCTAGATGAGTTTTacatcacttctttttttttttttgttgaaaaggtCTTATTTTCCTATTTGCTTGGTTGCGAGCGGATAAAGGAGAATTAAGCAGTTGATCAGGGCTCAGTGTCCAGAGTGTTGCATTAGACAGTAATCCAGGGCATAGGAAGGGGGAGATGGGATAGCATCTTTAATCCCTTGCCTGCCCCATCCCAAACACACAAACTAAAGCTCTTTATACAGTTATCACTAAAGAATGCCTCACATTTGATTTCAAAATATGGGATAGCATTCATCCAAGAACACCAGCACAGGGATGAAATTTCATAATGGACATTGTTTATTTCCTCTCTGCACCTCAAAATAACTGGCAATCCTCAGTACCAGAGCCCACAGAGCCCTCCAGTGGTAGACTTGGTTTTTCCCCCACCTCCACTACCATACACACAGTGACAGATGTCATGGGGCAACAGTTGGTATTGAGAGGGAGGGGCTTAGGGCCATCTGCCCAGGGTCAAGTTTGGATGGCAGAAGGTCTCACAAAAGAGAAAAAGTAGCAAGTTGAGCTACATAACTAGAATAGTGTTGAATACTTATTGATGTTCTGTTAAAGCGCTAAAACCTGTGGTCATCATTTACAAATACTGTAGGTGGAGCAAAAGAAGGGACATGCTTCCCAATTCACACATCGTCTGAACAATCAGCTTCAAGAGTCCAAAGCAGcaggcataaaaaaaataaaaaaataaaaataaacaaaaacccatttatggaacataaaaacacttaatttattgGTGCAAGTTCACAAACAGTAtaccattaaaataatttagccTCACTAGATATCAAATAAGAGCTCTCAGGTTTTTACTAGTGGTCTCCACCTCATCACGAAAGAAGGCTATCTTCCTGTGACCCATCTTCTTCTAAGGAGGAAATCAGTTAAACAGATTAATACATATGCCTACATTTTATCAATAGTactaaaagttattttacatataaacacacacatacaagaaaaaaagaaagtttgtaCACCACGAAAGCATTCACACTTACAATGTAGATGCGAAGCCGCTCCTGTTCCAGCTGAAAGTACTCAATGGCTGTGAGCTTATCAAATGTCTTTTTCATATGAAGAAAGGCACAGTTGGGGGAGCGCTTGGCGTGTTCAGACCTTAATGTTAAGGACAGTCTATAAAAACTTTTccccttttccactcaaagtcaATTGTTACAATCTCAGGTTTACACCAGcacaaagaaataaacaatgtgctcAGAAAAACAATGGCCATAGTAGATTATAAAAGTGTGCTGCTGCAGCTCACCAGGGGTTGTCTTCTGGCTCCCAGCCCTCCAGCTCTCGGAGACAGTAGAAACAGCAGGCTACGTCTGGCTCATTCTCACTAGGGCAGTGCACAAAACCTGCCTTGGCCATCTGAAGAAAGGATTCAGAGGATCTTCATTACATCTTTTAATAAAAACAGCAGTGGATTGTGAAAGTGCATATACTCAAAACAGTGCTGTCAATTTGACTTATTTATTATGAGGCTAGTCTAGTTTAACTTGCTCTCTCTCAAGCTTTTTTCTCGACACACTCACCAACTCTGGTGTGCACTGGCAATCTTCTCGAAAAGGCCACTCGGAAAAAGTCTGTAGTCGCTTTTCATAACTATACATCTGATTAAACGTCAAAAGTCGGGAAGCTATGACTTCTGCGTTAGACATTTCTGAAGCACCACCAGACTGCAACTCAACTCCACACAATAATCCTGGCTGAAAGTGGATGTTTAATTGGTTGGAGCTTATTGATTGATGAATCGCTGGCAGCT
It encodes the following:
- the birc5b gene encoding baculoviral IAP repeat-containing protein 5b, translating into MSFYSDVFLFRLSSDQLPAIHQSISSNQLNIHFQPGLLCGVELQSGGASEMSNAEVIASRLLTFNQMYSYEKRLQTFSEWPFREDCQCTPELMAKAGFVHCPSENEPDVACCFYCLRELEGWEPEDNPWSEHAKRSPNCAFLHMKKTFDKLTAIEYFQLEQERLRIYIKKMGHRKIAFFRDEVETTSKNLRALI